From the genome of Cydia splendana unplaced genomic scaffold, ilCydSple1.2 scaffold_92_ctg1, whole genome shotgun sequence:
tattaatattgttatcctacttattccccaacttttggtctttgtcttatagtttagtttcatagtacgaagtaccatttcgtaagtttcggcccggccgtaaggttcggccgttttttggccgaaaccgaaactacagccgaaacatgattttttggccgaaactggccgaaaccgaaaccgaaaccgaaccttcggtcggacactagttttaagtttatcgtACCTATACCGTGTAAGCGTTTTGGTGAATCACTGTTAGCTTATATGTGggaaataaaagaaatgaaatTTGCGGTTGTTTTTGTGGCTGGTTGTTATCAAATGTATGGAGTTTGTAGTTTACTAACCGCAAAAAGGCccagtaagtttttttttataataccacgtcggtggcaaacaaacatacggtccgcctgatggtaagcagttatTGTAGCCTTTGGACGCCTGCAATTTTAGAGTTGATGGAAGCGCGTTGCCGACTGCAAAAAGACCCAAtaagtttgttttaaaatatgggGCATATATCggcgttttttttaataccacgtcggtggcaaactaGCATCcggctcgtctgatggtaagcagccACCGTAGCCtttggacgcctgcaactttAGAGTTGATACATGCGTATAGGAACAGTTTAGCTATGTCAGCTCATATTCAAGTGCGCGTGCACCGCGATATGAGCTGACTAGCCAAAAGCTTAGGAATAGCTTTAAGGAACTACGGGACGCCAGTCCCGCCTGAACCTACGTCCGATCAACTTGGTTGTTTTAATATACGGAGTTAATATGAAAATTGATTATCATTCCATACCAAATAGGTCACCCAGAAACTAGATATATTTCTAGTACGAGGGCTGCTACTTATGTATCAACCACAACCTATTTAGTAAGTTTAAAAGTGTTCGCCTGCAAAACAAACTAAAGTCTTTGCAAAAAGTACCAAGTAAAACGGCATTTTTACAAAAAAGCATACTTGGAATGGCTCacaaaatatataacaagttaCCGGCGAATATAATAGCATGTAAGGACAAGGATAATGTTTTTAAAAGAAACCTAAAAGCTTTTCTTACCGAGAAAGCATACTACTCTATAACAGaatttttgactgatttgtaaATTAAAGTGTATTGACAACGGATCCTGACCACTATTATCACATAATATTAAGATTACTTTTCTAATTACCTATTATTAAGATTTACTGCATGAGATAACCCTGTTTTGACTATTATTGTTTATCTGTGATATTATGATTAGagtgtgtatttttattgaatttgtatgCCAATAGGCACGACATAGTGATACtgaaacatttatttaacatcttgTAACTTACCTATGTTGACCAAATAAATCTTTGAatctttgaatttttttttatatatggtTTTATTGCCTTTGTATTTGTCCACCAAGATGAATGATGCACTTTTGTATAAATGTTGAAACGACTTTTCATAGCACTTTTTCCATTCTGATCTTGGTATACAAGACGTGCATTTTGTACGCAAGAACGGCTCTTTCgcgagtttttctttttttttaaccaaATGTTCATGTAATATCTTACAAATGCTCGTCATACTATTGCCATGAGATGCCTCTATCTTGCGATATATACTATGACCATCTTGCATTATGAGTTCGCTCACAGCATCTATATTTTGTGGGATAACAGCCGattttgagcgtttcttttttAATTCGTCCTACCGTAAATACCGTAATATACTACGACCACAATTTAACTCACTAAAACATTGACCTTCGATGGAACTTACTCCCCAAAAGTCGAAAAAAGTCGATCCATGCACTATTTTTGAGTTTAACTCCGAACATCTATTAACTGTCCTTGGTTAAATAAGACAGCATCCTTTTAAAAACAGTGTTTTGTATTTCCATTATTCTGATACATTGATTTTTCTTTAAATATCCACCGTATCGACTCTTGAGTTCAGCTCCGATCGTCTAATGGCCACCTGCGCACCCTACCGCCATTTTTCTGGTAAAAAATCAGCTACTACCCTTTTAGTTTTACAATTTGATTTTATGAGTTTTGGGAGGATGCTAACAGTCGGCCATTCTGCAGTCGGAATGTCCTCATTCCGATATGTCTCGGCCATTCTAAATAATTAGGGTATGGCCCCATACCCAAATTAATCGAATtcaccatagtctaataaaacatggtcttccattcccagagtgacacgggcctacgtcacaacaacatggccgctatatatagcgctatcgcatattatcatatagcgctgtcgcatgatgacgtaggcccgtgtcagttaggtgacctagaaaagacgggaatggagtaccaggcggagtatattattataccatggaattCACATCACAttcataacaaaaatatttaacaaaacCGATTTACATTCTTgaattaaaggaaaaaaatattatggtaGGTATATAACATTAGTTCTTGGTTTGATTATTGTTTtagtaatatattattttcaaggTATAGGTTTACCATAAATACacattaaaacaataaattaatatttactcAAAATTCGAAGTAGCATAGCAACATAACaattttctttacttatatatatattttttcttcaatCACTAGGTATTTTAGTCACCGTATCACTGTTCTAATTagtcaaatatttattaatttatttagacatttaaatcaggcaacaaggcccatattacaaataccttacagactaacatatatatgcaatttataaacttaaaacgaaacactatttaggcgacaaaacggcttggctccgttgaatcgtctggtcttgtgtcggattcggcagtttgctccggaacctccgaaacacgacacccttcggccagaagttggcacactcgatggtcccctgcagcggtcgcggcacgcgcaccactaAAAACaaagttgaagtgcacgtagtggcgcgatcgaagctggaacaccctcagcgtgCAGCAGCATATAGGTAACAATTGAATAATCTCATGCGACTTCACTTGAAGCAAAAATAGCTCGTGTGTTGATCTTCAGTTATATTTGGCCATCCAAGGGTCGGTCTTCACTACACTTGGCTTTCAGACAGCCTAAACTACTTATATTTTAGGCCACCCGAGCCAGACTTCGTTCGTCATCTCCGCTTCACATTTTCGTCCTGGGTAATTTCCGACTACCCAGTAACGTCCACGATTTCTTGTGAGTCCTGGGTAATATCCGATTACCCAGCAACGTCCACGTTCCTTGCGCGTCCTGGGTAATTTCCGATTACCCAGCGATGTCCACAATTCCTTGCGAGTCCTGAGCAATTTCCGATTACTCAGCGACACCCGCGGTCCGATGTGCGTCCCGAGAACTTTCCGATTTCCCGGGGACGGCCACCGTCTCTTGTATCTGCAACTGTTAGAATAAGCATGAACATCTGTTACCTATGCTTATGCCAGCTTTTTACATCAATCAATTCTTAATAATAATAGTCAACAAGAGCATAACATAAAGACGAGCAAGCCGTAAGATGGTCCGGCTACGGCTGTCGTAAAAAGAAACCCGAAAACTTCAAAGAGTATATGCTCATCATTAAATAGGCGATAAGTggcaaataaaaacattaaaatacgTGCACCGCCAACAGCCTGCGGCCCGGCACCATCGTAACGCAGTCCAACGATCAAACTGCTCCTGAAACTTGGCGGACTTcattaaattcaataaatatcaCTCCAGTGACAAACTGAACAACGCCGCGCACACATTGAATTTATAAAGAAAACAGCAATACAATTGTCTAACCGTACATCTGTCAAATGCAAATCTTGAACACCTCACGCTGCAGCACGACTTAAAGCGAAGGACCTGCACCACAAATACGTTTGGACCCGCAACGAACGCTTCTTACGCGTCGCGGACATGTACTTTAGGAAAGGCGATAATTCGGACTATAATTGGACTCGGGACACTCAAACTTTAAATCATCTGAATTCATTTTAAGATTATGTTCCACCATTTTCCACGTCTTATTTATTTCCTGTATACTTAACATTAAAATCTTTACAAATTTCAAATCACATGTTGTCACAAACCGTCATTTTGTAGGAATGTAGATATGTAGTTATTGTTATTATGACATCATTGTAGGTAGATACTTACAGATATATGATTACATGAAGGAGTGTTCAGTAGTGTGTTCTCAGATGATTTGTGGATAACTTAGTCTTGCCAGGGACTTGCCAGCGTCCCTTAACAACTTCAagcaacataattataattacgtTTCCGATAACCAAAATAACATCCTTGATTTAGTACTCACTAGGCACTACTTCAGACTTTGAAGTCAGTCCAGCTGAGGGTataggtactaagtaaaattGATCTCTATTAGCCAcccattaggtaggtattacaaatTGAATTTCAAACAAAAGAGTCATCTCAATCCTCGTAAATACAATCTTGTCCCACTTTATGCAACTGATTACGACAATATTATAATTTGTGTCTTTAATAAATCAAGTAAGAGAAAGTATCTCATCATATGATGGTTCACCAAAGATTGGATTGGGATACTTAAAGAAATAAAGGAAAACAATGTTAGAATTCGTTACAAAAAGAATGAGAACTCTTTAGATGAAAATCCGCCAGCGTATtcattttctttctttttttaaaggtaagTAGTGACAAATTGATTGTGCACTGTTATGATTCATATAATTATTAACATGCTTGAAAACTGATTGCAAGTTAGTTCCTGATATTTGGTGTTTTGATACGAATATACGTAGTTGCTCAGGGACGTATCCGGCTTCGATGGCAAATGGAATGACTGTTGCATCTAACCAGTGTAGAGGTGTAAGTATAGCACGTAAGTACTAATGTTTATATGTGTGTAATCTCTAGTATATAAGGCTAACGTACTCCAAATAAAGAGAGTTCATCTATGACTTTCGTTGTTATCACTTGTCTCCAACTCCCGTCcctacatggcgaccctgccagtagCCGCGGTGAGCGCGTGTTTTAGTGTTAAATACCGCGGAATAGTTCggacaattaaataaaatgtgcGGGACAAATTCTAAATAAGCTTCTGACATGAAGCAATGGACATATTGTTGTATGTTTGTGTTTTTGCAATAATTTCTTTTGGGCCGTGTCATTGACACTTCGTAGTGCGTGAAAACCTTTTATGGACCGAGCGTGAGTCAACGAACGTTGCACCTTTGTTCGCATAAATGGGACAGATGGTTAGTACGAACTTTTGAGTGGAAATTGTGAAAATGGGAAACACCAGGTCGACGGCCACACCATCTGCGCCGAGTCAAGACATCTTGACTCAAGTCGGATAGGAGAACGTGATTGAGCAAAGTCACAACAACGTCGTCGAGCATGTTGGCACCACAAATTGGTATCTGTTCCTGCTCCTGATTGCTGTGTGTCTGGCCTTTGGGTTCCTGGTCATCAGGTACATCAATAAGGCATTCAACAAGAAGATCGAGAGACGAGCTCAGGCAATTGCTTTGAGCATGAGGAGTGTGGGGCCTACCAGCGTCGTCTGAGGAGCGCGCGTCACGTGAGTGTTGGGTAGTGCGTAATAAAAGTGCAAGTGAACGGTTTAAACATTATGATGTGCGTATAAGGAAATTTAGTTCTTACGGTAAaacttacctactcgtaatattAACGAATTACATTTAAATTGAATTGTTACCTATGGCTAAATTCACTACtcgtaatattattaattatattttactaaaTGGCGGAAAGCCTTTCTGTATTATGCAATGAACTTAAAACTATACGCACTTACCTGTGTAAAATTGGCCCTGACCGTAGACAAGGTGAAATACTTACTATAAAGTTAGAGGAGGCTAATCTTATTGtggataaatataaaaaaataaataacgaaGTGTCAGAACTCTTAAAAAAAGGGTTATTGCCAAATGAGGAGGtaactttatttaataaattgtgCACGACTTTTAATACACTTCATAAGGAAATTTTGAATTATTGTCAGGGAAGTAAAGACACAAGTGACACAATGGGGGAGTCATTCGAATTAAAAACGGCCTTGAACTTGTTGCATGTAATGACCGATGAAGAAACTAATACAAAACAGCTCATCGACGGCATTGAGTATTACAGCACTATTTTAAAGAGTGACGACCAAAATAAACTTATACAGTTCGTTTTGAAAAGCAGGCTATCGCAGTCGGccaagttaaaattaaaatccgATTATGATACATCAATCGAATTGATTCAGGACATGAGGAAAGTTTTACTACCAAAAAAATCTGCGACTGCTATTCAGAGCAAGCTGCAAACTATTAAGCAGAATAATCGAAGTGTAAAAGATTTTGGGTCCGAAATTGCAGAGTTATTTGTAGATTTGACTATTTCACAGGCCGATGGTAATTCTGACAGTTTCAAGGTTCTTAAGCCCTTGAACGAAAAATTGGCGATCAAAAAGTTCGCCGACGGTTTACGAAACCGCCGATTAAGTACTGTTATTGCAGCAAGGAATTTTGAGTCGCTAAAGGATGCGATACAGGCAGCTCAAGAGGAGGATGACTTCACCGCCGGCTCGACTTCAGGTGAAATCCTAGGTATGTCGCCACAATTTTTAACACGTGGACAACCATCTAAGGGGCCGTACCCCGGACAGTGGGAGTTTTATAATAGTAGTCGAGGACCAAGTCAACAATTCTACCCCCGAGGCGGCCGCGGCGCACAGTACAGTTACGGTCACCGCGGCGGCGGGGCTGCCACCTATCGTAGCAGCAACCGAGGCAACTCCAGGGGCATGCGAGGGCGACAGTCAGGTAATTATTCCAACAGGAATAGTAGTCAGTGGAACCGTCCGAGCATGAAAATGATGACTCAAACTGATACAGTTCCCCCGGTAAACTCAAACGACGAAAATGACGTGAATACGTTTTTTCGTGACTAAAATACTGTCAATATTAACATGCGATAGCACTTTGGTAGCTATATTTAAAGTTCAAGATTGCGATAGCCACTTTCTTATTGACAGTGGAGCGGCAATTTGcgccataaaattaaaatatctcAACCTGTTAAATATCCCATACCATAAAGAGAAGTCCACTGTAAATGGCATAGGAGGTAGCGTCGACGTATTAGGGTACGTCTATTTAGACCTAGTTGCGAACGGTGAATCATATCGTCATAAGATCTACGTTTTCGACTCACTGCCGTGTTTGGCTAATGGGATCATAGGCAATgactttttatttaggtatagaGGAGTCATAGATTACGACACGAGTTCATTGGCATTAAATACAAATGGAGggtataaaatatacttaccctTACTTAATATTTCTGATACAGATCTGTCTTACATTATTCCGGCCAGGTCGGAATCTATTCATTACATAAAAACAGAAATGACTGATGAATGTGTTGTGTGCACGGAAGAACTTTGTAGTGGAGTGTTTATCGCTAATACAATTGTTAAACCAGTCAATGGAACAATACCAATTAAGATTTTAAATACGACGGAACAACAAGTTGATTTGAAAAATATAACACTACAAGTAGAAAGGTTACAGAATTATGACTTATGTACGTTTAGCCCCATGCGAGGGGATGCGAATAGGGTAAAGGAATTATTTTCTCTACTAAATTTGAATCATTTGAATCCGGATGAAAAAACCTCCATAGAATGTATGTGTGCAaaattttccgatgttttccatCTGCCGAATGATAAGTTAACTACCACTAATATATACAagcaaaaaatacatttaaagcCAAATACATCTCCAGTTTTCAAAAAACCCTATAGAATACCACATTCTCAAAAACAagaattaaataaacaaataaaaaagttattacACGATGGAATTATTGAACCTACTCAAAGCGAGTGGTCAAGCCCAGTGTTACTGgtaccaaaaaaaagtttaggaggagaaaagaaaaaatggagGTTAGTTATAGACTATAGGCAACTTAACAACCAAATTCAAGATGATAAATTTCCTTTGCCAAATATTACCGAAATCCTAGATTCGTTGTCTGGATCCATTTACTTCTCTCACCTTGACCTATTCTCAGGCTACTATCAAGTATTATTAGACGAGGAAAGTAGAAAGTATACAGCCTTTTGTTCTGGCCAGTATAGGCTAACCAGGATGCCCCAAGGATTGAAGGTCTCGCCTGGAGCCTTTTCCCGGATGATAACTGTGGCTATGTCAGGGTTAAATTATGAAAAATGTTTTGTCTATTTAGACGACTTAATTGTGTTTGGTAGAAACTTAGTAGACCATAATAAAAATCTCATGGACGTGTTTTCAAGACTCCGTAAAGTAAACCTTAAGCTAAACCCTGAAAAATGCGATTTCCTTAAAAAGGAAATTCTATATCTTGGCCATGTAGTATCAGAAAAAGGTATACTACCtgacccagacaaattaaaagtTATGAATGAATATCCGATACCAAAAAACGTGGATGAAGTGAAACGTTTCGTTGCGTTCGCGAACTATTATAGgaaatttattcaaaattttGCCGAAAAAGCTTATCCACTAAACCAACTTTGTAAGAAAAacgtacactgagagaaaaatcggCCGACAAAGCACAATAAATGCTTTgtcattttttttgttgttgtaagagcaatAAGCTTTGTGGCGAAAACAAAACGAGCTTATTGCCACCGACAACTTTTTTATTGCTAACCGTAAATCAACAGTTTATTGTATCGGTAACAATATTTACATTGCTACCGGAACAACCTATGTTTCCTTTGTCATGGCCTTCATATAATATTGCTAATTTATCAACGTTAGACTTAGCTTCTACAACAAAGCATCTATATTTTGTCGTAGCGACCAAACTACTTTGCTGTTTTATCAAATCACGTGGCTTGTTACTGCAACAAAGCGTTTCTGTTTGTTCCAGTGACAATGTCACTTTGCAATGTTATCAAAGTTTTACATTGTTGCTGGAGCAAAGATTTTATCCTTTGTTGCAGGTACAAACGTACCTTGCTAATTTATTAAAGTTAGATTTTGCTTATATAACAAAGCAGTTATATTTTGTTGTTCTAACTACTTCACTTtgctcattttaaaactaaaacgaTTTGTTACTGCAACAAAGCGTTTATGTTTGTTCCAGTGACAATGTCACTTTGTAATGTTATCAAAGTTTTACCTTGTTGCTGGAGCAAAGATTTTATCCTTTGTTGCAGGTACAAACGTACCTTGCTAATTTATTAAAGTTAGATTTTGCTTATATAACAAAGCAGTTATATTTTGTTATTCTAACTACTTCACTTtgctcattttaaaactaaaacgaTTTGTTGCTgccacaaaatgtttttttttgttccagTTACAATATCACTTTGCAATGTTAACAAAGATTTACCTTGTTGCTGGAGCAAAGATTTTATCCTTTGTTGCAGGTACAATGTGCCTTGCtaatagggcttgcaattcgaatattcgaatattcgaatttgtcgaatattcggcctgttttgatattcgaatattcggccgctcaggtttcgaatattcgaatattttttattactataaaaaatctatttaatccgctgcagttacagtttctgtgtgttttccgggtatttacagacttacagtgaatgagtaatggtaggtacccaaatacgaaggaaataatatttttactgtattcctctcgatagacttcgtgaatacagtgaaacctaactcaatttgaaagaaaacgaaatcaaaaagtatgttatttttacggtgcataagttttaagttaaagggtcattctgtttattaagaataaaccttgcccgcacttatcgcaattctgaaatttgatcataccaaatctgcccaagtgcccaactattacggtgcataagttttaagttaaagggtcattctgtttattaagactaaaccttgcccgcacttatcgcaattctcaaatttgatcataccaaacctgcccaagtgcccaactaggtaatctaactatgcacctttagctgacaaataatccagtagtcaactaactttttcccttaaatattccaatattatataattaagccgaccattaattaaggcctctgagtgactacaagttaatttaaatcagaaaataattacctactaaaaaaaaattcttacatacctaggtttggtttagatgattaaagttatattattgcactcaacggcgcatttataataaaagttttatctagaaatattgaatacgtcttattttggcgttttacttgtttttataaatgtgggcatctcattgtaggatgataaaatctagtcaattaagtggatttctgcaaaatatcattagttttagcaatatgtgaaataagcttttgaataaaacgataataaaccgatttctcgttctttttcttattttttataatattcgaataattattcgaatattcgaatatgtcgtcagaaaaagtcgaatattcgaatacctgaaagtttcgaatatttgcaagccctacttgCTAACTTATCAAAGTTAGATTTAGCTTATATAACAAAGCAGTTATTTTTTGTTGTTCTTACAACATCACTTTgctcatttttaaaataaaacgattTGTTGCTTCCacaaaatgtttttgtttgttccaGTTACAATATCACTCTGTAATTTAATCATAGCCCAACATTGTTGCTGAAACTAGGTGATTTTCTTTTATTGCACTAACAAAGTGCCATTGTTATTATATTCAAATATGACTTAGTTTTTATAACAAAGCAGTGTATTTTACTGAAGTTAGACTTTGTTGCTACGAACGTTACTAAGGTAGGTACACTCGACGTCAAATCAAGACTTTAACAAGATATAAGTTTACGACCAATTTAAGCACTAATACATCATTTCCCGCCCCGATTTCTATTcatttcataaccgaatattggaaactcgaataaccggttgttacggttattttcggttataaATTCTATGAATTTATCTTCTTTTTTGGCTGTGACAcctgtgactataatttttgtcattcgtgtacTTAACGAAAATgtaccaaatttacttccctatttatgaaatacatattttgattgaatattgtatcacgtccaaggtcatattttaacttttactgtattttgtgtgcgttattaaataattacaacCGGCcgagtgcgagtcagactcgcgcacgaagggttccgtaccattacgcagaaAACAGCAAAGAAATCAAGTTTGTTGTATACCCtacttcaactgtctagctatcacggtttatgagttacagcctggggacagacagaccgacggacaaacagacggactgcggagtcttagtaatagggtcctgtttttaccctttgggtacagaaccctaaaaacgaagacTTACACTCACATTCCTTAATACTGTACATTTATTGTCGtaattttgtaattatattattgtaataaagtttatcattttttgtcGAGATTCGagaataaccgtaaccgattataaacgattatttttcgggcataaccgtaaccgaaaccggttatgaagagcccatcaacgtgcacactagcgccactgctaaataatggtgattatttaaatttaacgaaagatatttaaaaaaagggggccgctacgtactgtattttgtatttaaataccttttgaatacatcagactaggttttatgttgctggattcgtcgatctaggaactcaaaacaaaaacggttgttttaactttggacgcatagattgacgaatccagcaacagatctttcgttaaatttaaataatcacgattatttagcagtggcgctagtgtgcacgttgatgggctctgaagtttggccggttattgcatttcCTAATCATGAGTGAAGTGAGTAATCGAGCATCACTCAAATCGAACCTTTACAtcaaaaatgtcaaaaacaATTTCCCTCTTTAATaattttttaaaagttaaaggcACAAACTTATTCTGCCATTTAATTCAGTACCATTCAATATATAATATACTTGGTAAAGAAGATctagtcagtagaaaaaggcggcaaatttgaaaaatgtaggcgcgaagggatatcgtcccatagaaactttgaatttcgcgcctttttttactgacaagatttgcttgaccagctttagtttgtcaaaggactgccGCATTTCAAagatagacagagagaatcatactaccTTTGTCTTGtattagcacccaaaagaaatggatgagtatagtttttttttgttcttatttactgacaatttgacaatttggtttgaccaactatacttaattatgcaataaaaaataataattgtgcAATATAAGCTGTATGAACACGGATGAGATAAGTTGTTATTAAGTTAATATTActgtattgttttttatttccCGTCCGCTAAAACAGGACAGtaatagttagttttttttttttgagttttacaATAAAGAAGAATTTGCCgtactatttttgctacaatacggagaacatttccgagcacattggaaaaattgatttttttaatgCATTTGCGATAATTTTACGCGAGTGTACAAGATTTAATTCGTcacaaatttaatttgtcaaTTCGACAACCTACCGAAACTAACTTTGTAAAAATGGCAACTCGCGGGCACGGGCGGGGTACGGGGTAAGGGGTATGTATGTTGTCGTTTCGTTTAGTTTTTTTGTCTTCAAATACGAATGTCAACGGTAGAGAATGGACGCGCGCCTATATTACTTAGTGCTACGATTCGATGACCAAGTAAAGTGCTTTTATTATGAAAAGTGCAAAATGGACATAACTAGTTTTCTTGACAGTGCCGGGCTGACACATTTGTCGCAGCGTATGGTGGGTAAGTGTTTATTTATTCTTATGAATGTTATAAATATGAAagtgagtttttatgtttatttgatACTCTTTTATTCACGCATTAACTTTTCAACGGATCATCAAGACCATTTTCGTTTTTCTGCTAAAACATACTGCGTTCGATCGGGTCGGATCGGAAGGCAAGCGGTGGGCCCTGAGGCCCCTGAGCTCCCGCGTAGGCCGCCCCACGTGCAGCGCTCCATCGCCGCGGACCTCGCCTCGCCGCGATCCCAAGGTGAC
Proteins encoded in this window:
- the LOC134805953 gene encoding uncharacterized protein LOC134805953; protein product: MAESLSVLCNELKTIRTYLCKIGPDRRQGEILTIKLEEANLIVDKYKKINNEVSELLKKGLLPNEEVTLFNKLCTTFNTLHKEILNYCQGSKDTSDTMGESFELKTALNLLHVMTDEETNTKQLIDGIEYYSTILKSDDQNKLIQFVLKSRLSQSAKLKLKSDYDTSIELIQDMRKVLLPKKSATAIQSKLQTIKQNNRSVKDFGSEIAELFVDLTISQADGNSDSFKVLKPLNEKLAIKKFADGLRNRRLSTVIAARNFESLKDAIQAAQEEDDFTAGSTSGEILGMSPQFLTRGQPSKGPYPGQWEFYNSSRGPSQQFYPRGGRGAQYSYGHRGGGAATYRSSNRGNSRGMRGRQSGNYSNRNSSQWNRPSMKMMTQTDTVPPNAPFMNDPGLFSPRSSACSSPVPVALPERQSILILGPNGTLEGTPLEIRPSVQPTIQQITPVQPPTIPATPVQPPQPPQALQDYNREGYFEPKKPGEQLGHEMDLMMNFEEVQGNSVMVCDKHMLCGFVRIL